The genomic DNA GAGCTGCGTGCGGCCGCTATCGGCCGGCTGGACCATGGTCTGCACAAAGCCCTGCACGCCTGCCGGCATGTCTGCGGGCAGGTGCGTGGCCTGGCCTTTCTGCACCGCATACAGGCTGTTGCGCTCGATGGCGTCCAGGTCGCCCGTATAAGCCGTGTGCCGGCCGTCGAGCCCGAAGCCCCGATAACTGTCGCTGTGCGCGGCCAGCCGGCCATCGCTGTAGGCCTTGGCCGCGATCTCGGCCTCGTCGGCCTGCGCTTCCGCGTAGCCCCGCGTGGCCAGCACCACGGCCGGGTCCACCTTGAGCGTGACCACGCTGGTGTTGCTCACCTGCACTATCAGCCGGATGTACAGGTCCTTGCCCGCGCCGTCGGCCAGCTGCGGCTTGTAGGTTTGCGGGTACTTGCCCACGGCGATCAGGTCGTTGTCCACGTCGAACAGGCCGGCCTCGCGCACCGTGAAGTTGCCCACGCTGGTCGGGATGACCAGCTCGGCCACCAGCCAGCTGGCGTTCTGCGGGTCCACGTTCAGCGCGTTGACCGGCCCGCGCCAGGCCTCGCTTTTCAGCGCTGTCTGCGTTTCCGTGGGCTCGTAGTAGCCGCCGCTCACACCCTGGCCCACGGCCATGTGCGTCAGGCTCACGCTCTGGCCCAGGGCCAGGGCGTTGGCCAGCTTGGCGTGGCCCACCTTGGTGAGGATCGTATAGAACTGCTCGGCCATGAATCGTCTCCTAGCTCAGGGGATAAATGGTTACGGTTTCCACGCACTGATATCCGGTGCCCAGGCGCAGCACGCCCGTGGACTGCACCTCCCGCGTGCTCCACGGGTAGACCGTGATAGCCTCGCCGCCGAGCATGGCCCCGGCCAGGCACAGCTGGGCCTTGCCCGTAAGGAATATCTTCAGCCCGGTCATGTGCGAGCGGGCCGCCTTGTACTCGTCCACGAGTTTTTCCAGCAGCTCGTACATGCCCTGGTCCAGGCCCTGGTTGCCGATCTCCAGCACCTCCACGCGGAAGGTGCCGGGCTCGCCGCCGTACTCGAACCAGCGCTCGATGAACGCGCGCATGCCCAGCAGCTCGAAGACCCGGCGCACGGCGAACAGCGTGCCCTTGGTGCGGTGGATCTCGGCGGCCTGCGCAATGAGCGCGCGCTGCTCCTCCTCGCCCGCGGCCAGCAGCCAGCCCTCGTGGCCGTCCAGGTGCTCCTCCCAGGCCAGCAGGGACAAGAGCGGCTCGTCCAGTTCGTCCAGCCTGGGCCGGATGAGCACCCTGGCCAGCTCGTCCTGCACGGCCAGGTACTCCTGCTGCAGGGCCCTGGTCGCGGCCTGCACGGCCGGATCGTGCCGGATGGACACGGGCACGAGGTCGAGCAGGTCCACCTCGCGCAGGCTCCTACTCATCTTCCAGGCCTCCGTAGTTGACGCCGGGCGTGCCCTCCTGGGCCACCTGCCAGCGCTCCAGGGTCCTGAAGGCCGGGCTGGCGATGTCCACGCGCTTGGCGCCCGCGGCCATGCACAGGGCGGACAGTTTGGAGGGGTTTATGTCGCGGCCGAGCCTGCCCCGCTGCCAGGAGCGGTAGTCGCTCACGGCCTGCTGCACGGCCTGCTGGATCTGCTTCACGAAGGGCGCGTTGGCCGAGTCGAGCCAGTAGGTCAGCTGCAGGTCGTAGGGCACTGCCTCGGGCGGCTGCACGACCACCTGGTCCGTGTCCGGCCGGCGCTCCTCCGGGTCGAGCATGGCCGCCACCGCGTCCAGGATCGGCTTGTCGGCAATGGGATCGGGCACCAGGCCGCCCTTGAGCAGCGGCCGCACGTTCACCACGCAGGGCTCGGGCGAATACACGGCCACGTCGATGATGTCCTGGTGCGCGCTCATGGCCCAGTAGCGGTAGGCCCCGCGCGGCCCGGCCAGGCTGTAGCCCTCGGGCGCCTGGCGGATGCGCTCGCGATAGGCCTCGTCCGTCTCCACGTCCGCGCCGCCCGTGGTCGTGGTCGTGTTGGCCACCTTGGCCACGTGGGCCAGCGGGTCCACCAGGCGGTTGACCTGGCTGGGCAGCAGGCCATTGCCCTGGCTGCCCGCCTCCAGGCAGACCGCCTCAACGTCGACCCACTCGTCTTTGGCCTTGATCTCGGAGTATCCGCTCGTGGCGAACATGAGTTGGCCGTCCGGTGTTGCGCGGGTGCCGGCCGGGATGGCCACGGGATAATCGAGCGGCGTGGTGAGCGAAAAACGCAGCGTGGTCATGGCTGGCGCGGCCGCCAGGCGCGCGGTCTGGCGCTCCGCGCCCTTGTGGTCCAGGAACGCGCCGCTTGCGTAGCGCAAGAGGTTCATCTTGCCCGTGTGGTCGATGATGACCCGCTGGCGCGTGATGACCTCGGCCACGAACTCCAGCCACAGCCGCTCCGGGTTGCCTGGATAGAGCGTGCGGCCGGTTATGGCCTGGTGCGTGGCCAGCAGCCACTCGCGCACCTTGGCCGCGTCGGTCTCGCAGAACGAGACCTCGGGCAGGCTGGCCAGGGACATGCGCTTTCCTCCTTTGGGCAGCCGCAAGCGGCCGCCACGTTGCACAGGTGCGTGGGGTGCCTGGGGTCCCGGCCCAGGTGGGCCGACCGGGTTGATCAGGCAGGCGCGAGACTACGCTGGAGGGCGGAAAGGCGGGATGGCGCGGTGCAGACTATGCGTGCAAATTGCGTGTAGGGGCGGGTAGGCACGGTCTCGGCGAGGCGCAACGGCGCCCCCGGCCCCCCCGCATTTTTTGCTCGCGGCCAGGACGGCCCGAGTCACAATCGTGCAGGACAGCACGATTGGACGTCGCCGCCTCGGGCGACGCCCGTAGAGCGAGGGCCGGGGCGGTGAAGATATTGGACCTGGTGCGATGAGTCGGATTCGCCCCGGGAACCCGCGCCCACGCGCAATGTGCAGGCGGCCGTGCCTGATGCGGCAGGGGCCTGCCGGCATGCGCGGTAGATAAATGACGGGCCGGGGGCCTGCTTGTAGACTGATCTATTCTGATGTAAGCTGGCTATATAATAGTCAATTGCTTCAGCGAACGAATTATAAGGAGACGCACATGCGCAGATGGCCTCTTCCCCTGCTCCTTTTGCTCGTCCTGACCCTGCTGGCCGCAGGCTGCGCCCAGCAGAAGATGATGCGCAACACGCCGGACGGCAAATTCGTGTACAACCGCTTCACCATCCATACCTTCCGCGACAGCAGCAAGGACCTGGTGGCCAGCTACGCGAACTACACCGACCCGGCCATCACCGTCCCGAACATCGAACACAAGACCTTCCCGCCCAACACGCACTTCCGCGTGGAGAAGTGGAATCGCGGCTTCAAGCTCATCCAGGCCGAGACCGGCGAGGTCATCTATTACGAATACAGCCCCAAGCGCACCCAGATGGATGTCCTGCCCTACATGGACCTGGTCTTCTCACCCACGCCCGTCAGCCTGGACGGCCTGACCGAGCTGGACAAGCAGGGCCTCAAGGCCGGCAAGGCCATGAAGGGCATGACCAAGCCCGGTGTCATGGCCGCCCTGGGCTACCCATCCCCGCATAGCACGCTGAGCCTCGACGCCGACAAGTGGGTCTACTGGACCAACCGCTTCGGCACGCGCGCCATCTTCTTCGAGAACGGCCTGGTCGTGTCCGTCAGCGGCCAGTAGCCCTTCGCAGACAAGCCGAGAGAGGGCCCGGCCTGCGTGTAGGGGCGGGTCTCAAACCCGCCCCTGCTTCTACCCGGACGCCCTGCCGGCCACGTCGCGCAGCACGGTATTGAACTCCTCGATCCTGATCGGCTTGGCCAGGTAGCCGTCCATGCCTGCCGCAAGGAAGCGCTTCCTGTCGCCATCCAGGGCGTAGGCTGTCAGGGCGATCACGGGGATGTCCGTTTTGCCGGCCTCGCCGGCCCGAATCCGTTGCACGGCCTGCAGGCCGTTCATGTCGGGCATGCGGATGTCCATGAGCACAAGGTCATACTCCGCCTGCCGCAGTGCCTGCAGGGCTTCAAGGCCGGTGCCGACGATGCTGGCCGTATGGCCCTGCATGCCGAGCAGCTCCCTGATGAGCACCTGGTTGATCTGATTGTCCTCGGCAACCAGGACCCGCAGGCGCCTGCCTTGCACGCCTGGTCCGCACGCGGGGGCAGCGTCGGGCAGGGTCGGCTGCTGTGGGACGCAGAACACCGCCGTGAAGCTGAACGTGCTGCCCTGGCCGGCAACGCTCTCGGCCCAGATTGTGCCCTGCATCATTTCCACCAGGCGCTTGGAAATGCACAGGCCCAGGCCCGTGCCGCCGAATTTGACATGCGCCGAGGTCAGGGCCTGGGTGAAAGACTCGAACAAATGGGGAAGCTTGTCCTGCGGAATTCCGATGCCCGTGTCGGCGATGGAGAAGATGAGCCCCAAGCCCGCAGGGCAGTAGGGGCGGGTTTCAAACCCGCCCGTGCTCAGGCCCAGATCGACCGAAACCGAGCCGCGCTCCGTGAACTTGAGGGCATTGCCCACCAGGTTGGCAAGCACCTGGCGCAGACGGCCCTGGTCGCCTGCGAGCCGGTCCGGAATCCGCGGGTCCATGCGCCAGGACACATCGAGGCCCTTGCGCCTGCCGAGCATGGCCAGCGGCTCGATGGTCGATTCCATGACCTCACGCAGGCTGAACGGCTCGTTCTTCAGCTCCGCCTTGCCTGCCTCGATCTTGGCCAGGTCCAGGATGTCGTTGATGATATCCAAAAGCGTATGGCCCGACTGCTTGGCCAGCTCAAGGTACTTGCATTGCTTTTTATCGGCGCAGGCCATGTGCGCCAGCTCGATCATGCCCAGGACGCCGTTGAGCGGAGTCCGCAGTTCGTGGGACATGTGCGCCAGGAACATGGATTTGGCCCGGCTCGCCGCCTCGGCCTCGGTTTGCGCCCGCCTGATCTCCTCCTCGGCCCGTTTGCGCGCCGTGACGTCGTGCATGATGCAGTGCGTCTGCCGGAAGCGGCCCTGCTCGTCGGTGCTGATCTTGCCGTAAAAGGCAGCAATGAAGCGGCTGCCATCCTTGCGGACCATCTCGAACTCGGCACCGGAGATCTCGCCGCATTGCTTGAATGCGGCGAAGGATTCCGCCAGGTATGCGGCGGATTCCGCCACGAACCTGCCGAACCGCTGGCCAATGACATCCTCGCGGCTGTAGCCCATGGCTTCGAGCCAGGCATGGTTGACCTCAAGGTAGCATCCGCGCGCGTCCAGGGATTGGTAGCCCAGCGGGACGCTCTCGTAGAGCAGCCGGTAGTGCTCCCTGCTGCTGCGCAGCTCCTGCTCGGTCTGCTTGAGTTCCGAAATGTCCCGACTGATGGCCAGCACGGTTTCGACTTCGCCTGTGCGGGAGAACTCCGGGACAAGACATACCTGCAGGGTCACTGGCCTGCCCTGTCCGGACGCAGCCAGCTCGAGCAGCCCCGGCTTTCCGCTGTCGAAGACAGTCTTGAGCGCACGCCTGGCCTTTGCCAGGTTTTCTACGCTGAAACCCCGCTCATGGAAGGCTTTGCCGACGATTTCCCTGGGCAGTAATCCGGTAGCCTTTGTCACGGCTTGATTTACATAGGTAAACCGGGAGTCGCGGCCGATCCGCGCGATGATGTCCGAGGTGTTCTCGACAATGGCCCGCCACTCCACCTCGCGCTTGCGAATTGCATCGTGGCGCCGCTGCTGCATGGTGAAATCGCTGGCTGCCGCCAGCACGCATTGCTGCCCCTCGACCTCCATGAGTTCGGCGGAGATGACCAAGGTCTTTATCTCGCCGGACTTGCACCTGTACCTCACCAGCCGGCTGCGCAGCGAGCCTCTTTCTTTCAGCTGTGCGGCAAGCAGGTTGCGCTGGGCCGGCTCTGCCCAGAGTTGAAACTCAAAGGCGCTCTTGCCGGTGGCTTCCTCCCTGCTGTAGCCGAGCAGCTTGCTGAAAGCCTCGTTCACGTCGAGGTAGACACCATCCTGCAGCGTCGAGATGGCCAGGATCGCCGGACTCAGGTGGAAGATCCTTCTGAACTTCTCGTCACTCTGCTCACGGGCCTTCTCCGCCCACCTGCGCTCGGTCAGGTCATAGGCCACGCCGATGAGGCCGCTGATGATGCCGCGCGCGTCGCGCCTCGGCTCGATGGTCACATCCCAGCACGTCTCCCTGCCCCTGAAGCGGATCACGACCTCCTGCCGGATAGCCCGGCCGGATTCGATCAGCTCCGAAACCAGGGCCTGCACTTCGCTGGCATCCTCGGGCTTGATGAGTTCCTGGAGTGTCTTGCCGATGATCTCCTCGGCCGTGAGCCCGAAGGGCGGATTGAAAACCCAGCTGAAACGCTGGTCCATGTCCGCGGCAAAAACCATCACCGGCGTATGGGCCAGGGCCACCTGGAAGCTCTCGTCGCTTTCGCGCAGGGCAGCCTCGGCCTTGCGGGTTTTTGTCACATCACGGGCAATGGCGACCACCCCGCTGACGGCTCCCTGCTCATCCCGGATGGGACTGGCCCTGTATTCCCTGTGCCGCACTTCGCCGCTCTCCGGGAGCAGTACGGCTTCATCGCCGTGCACCGTCTCTCCCGCCAGCGCGCGGCGCAAAGGGGACTCGGCTGGCGAAAGGAGTGCCGCCTGTGTCTTGAATATCGGCAGAGGTGAATCGGCTTCCGCCCGTTGGAGCGGGGGCAGGCCGGCCCTGGCGAGAGACAGGAAATCCCGCGCAGCCTTGTTCAGAGGCCGCGCGAAGCTTTCGTCGGGAGCGCAGAACCAGATCTCATCGCTGGCCGATTCAACCAGGCTGGCCAGAAGGTCGCGTTCCCTGCCGAGTTCACGCAGACGTTCTTTCAGCAGGGCTGCTTCCGCAAGCAGCTCCTGGCGGCTTTTCTCGATGCCCGGCATAACCTCTCCAAACCAGGGCGCGCAGCCCAGCTGCAGGTATTTTAGAGCAGATTGCCTTTAAGACGCCCGCTCCGGCGCTGACGGCACAAGTGAATTGCGCCTGCGACGAAGCTAGCGGCAAGCCATGCCGACGCACGGCTTGCAGAGCATTTTTAAAGCAAAATGCTCTAGTGTGCGAATATATGATATTATACTGCAAGTTTATCTTACGCGTGTCAACGCTATGACCGCATTGGGTCCCACCTGGATATACCGCAGCGAACAAGCCATTCATGACCTGGCAATTCCGTCTTGCAGGAACTCCACGCGGCTTTGTCCGTATTCGTCGGCATCCGTGCCCGGTGCTTCCAGCTGACCCAATAGGCTGTCCAGCTTGCCTTGATGCTGAGTGACAGTGCTGGCCCGCAAAAGACTTGGGTTGCATTGCTTCCCCCGCTGGCCATTTGCAATGCCCTGCGTGGTCCTGGCGGCGTTTGCAGCTGACCAGCTTGGCTCCCGGCCCTCCCGTCCCTCCGCTCCCCCGGCTCCTCCAGCTTCCTTTGCTGGTTGAACGCGGCAAGGTGTCAGGCCAGGCCCCGTGGTCCTGCGCCTTTCGTTCGAGCCAAGCCCTCGGTCCGCGAAAGCGGTCAGGGCCCGGTTTCAATCCAGAACGTGCCTGCCGGAGCCGACGCGTGCGCAACAGCTTGATCGCAGGCGCAGCTTGCGACTGCATAAGCAGGTTGGATGCATGTGCTGGCCCTCGCCCGGAGTTTATTATAATTGACATGATATCCGCCAGCCATGTGTTTCGACGCATATGCACGTGCAATTGTCTCAATTGACAGAGACTCTGTGCATGAGCTAATTTATTCACACGCACATACGATTTTTGCACATGCACAGCCAAAGATGAATAACCATCCTTGGGCGGCATGGTAATCAATGCCAATTGTCTACCGACATGGAGGACAATATGTTTTTTTGTTTCCAAGCAACTCTGCGCAGAGCGCATAAGTACTATAAAAATGAATTTCCGTGGCACATATTGGCTGCATGTATTCAAGTCGTCCTGCTGGCAGTCACTCTTACATGCCCTGCCCGGGCTGTCAGTCTGCCCGCCTGGTATCTGAATCCACCGCAAAGCGATGAACAGGCCTTGTATGGCGCGGGCGAGGGTTCAAACTTCCAGGAAGCGCGACATGCAGCCTTGAATGCCATTGCGGAGGAGATCTCAGTCACCATCACGTCCAAAATGGAGCGACGCGAAAACCTGTCCCAGAATAACAGCACATCGAGTTACGACAAGCAGGTCAACCAGAGACTCACCGCCGAAATACAGAAGATCCGTTTCAATAACGCAGAAGTCATTATGAATGAGGCCACGGGCGGCAAGGTCTATGTTCTCGTGTCAGTGGACAGGGCCGCCCTGGCCGAGAGCCAGAAGGCCGAGCTGGAGCGCAAGCTGGCAGCCACGGACGAGCTGTATAAAAGCAGCAAGAATGATCCGATTTACAGGAAATTCCAGAAGCTGAAGACGATAGACACCGGGAAAGCCGGCATACTGTCGCTGCTGGCGATCATGCAGGGCCTTGATGGTTCCTATGACCTGAATCCGATCCATGCAAAGCTGAAAACGTATGCGCGGGACTACCTTGCAATCAAGGACCAGCTGGTCGTTTATATCCAGCCCGACAAAACAATGCCGCAGATCAAGGATGTGCTTGAGGCCGCCTTTTCGGCTGCAGCCATAAAAGTCAGCTCGAATCCCCCGGGTAAGAATCCGAACGCCTTGGTCGTCCACTATGCGACGGAGCTGCAGAACAGGGAAGTCTACTCGTCCAAGATGACCAAGCTGGCGGTTACGGTCAAGACGCAGGCCAGCAGCGGGGATATCGTCGCCACGAGCAAAATAGAGAGCAGCGGAAGTTCCCTGGCGGATTTCGACAAGTCCGCCGCCGCGGCCCTGAACGGATTCGCCAAGCGAGTGGACGAGGTCGGCGTAATCAACATTATCGGACTCAATTGATCTCCTGAATCCCTATACCATGCTATAACAAACGAGAAGAGCAATGCGGCTGTTACTATTGATGACGCTTACTCTATGCCTCAGCTTTGCAGGATGCGCCCCGACAATCTCCAATCTCGGTGAATACCATGCCATCCAGATGTCGCAAGCCGACTTTATGCCCGCTCCCGAACAATTAAAGAGCGCAAAAACAAAGATAGTCGTATTCCCGCTTTCCGAAAGCAACATCGCCATAGCCCAAAAGTCCAACCTGGGTACCGTGACCGCAGGCGCAGTTGAGAATCAGCTCTCCGGTGGCGCGGTTGAGCTTGTCGACAGGCAGAGCGCGGAAAAGCTGCAGCAGGAAGTGATGCTCTCCGAGATCAACAACCATGGGACCTACAATGGCCCGCAAGTCGCGGATTTCGCCATCTCGGGAAATGTGGACAAGGCCACGTTTGGCTATAAATATTCCGAGGCGTATACAACGCGCGACAGCAAGGGCAACACCAGCTACCATCCAGCCCAATTCACCTACAGTGCGAATGTTTCCGGAAAAATAAAGATCATCCAGCTGCCCTCCTTGGAAGTGGTGAAGACCATCGCGTTCGCCGACTCCGTCGGCATGTCCGAGGACGCCCACGGCAGGGTGCCTACCCAGGACAGCGGCACCCCGCTTGTAGTCAAGGCGGCAACCGACGCCATCCACTCCGCCCGCATCGACCTGAAGAACTACTTTGCCAAGAAGGGCTATGTCCTCGAAAAGCGCACCAAGAAAGATGATGCCATCTACAAGATCAATCTTGGTTCCGAGGACGGCCTGATGACCGGCGATATCTGCCAGATCTACACGATCAACAGGACCGTCAATGCCATCACCCAGGAAGAGAGCACGGAAGAGCTCTTGCTGGGAGAAGGCACGGTATCCAACCAGATGGGAGCCAACTACAGCTGGCTCATTATCGATGATGCCGACCTGCAGGCGCCCATCCGGCTAGGCGATTACGTCAAGGCCAAGTACTCCAAGGGTTTTCTTGAAGGCTTCTCGCTTGACGCACTGAAATAACCAACAGGATCGAGGTAGCACATGAATCTTTGCAAGGCTTTTATCGCCCTGTTCACTTTGGCACTCATTGCCGGTTGCGCAGCAACTGAAGAGAAAGCCGCGGATGCCCCCATAGCAGGTGACGCCGGTGTCCTTGCAGGCGCGCCGCAATGGGTTTTCAATCCGGAGCGCGAGGGCCTGATCACTGAAATCGGCTCGGCCCCCAAGAGCCTGGGCGGCTTTCAGGCCCAGCGCACGGAAGCCCTCGGCAATGCCAGGGACGCCCTGGCCCGCCTGCTGAGCGTCAAGGTCCAGAACTCCCTGAAGAACTTCTCGCAGCAGACCGGCGTGGGCGATGACCAGACCATGGACAAGGTCGTCGTGAGCACCTCCAACCAGCTGGCCAAGGTCGAGCTGAACGGCGCGGGACAAAAGGAACTCTGGATCGGCAAAGACGGCACCATGTACGTCCTGGTCGCCCTGGAGTCCGACAAGGTTGCGGCTGCCATGAAAAAGCTCGCCGTGAGCAGCTTCAAGAACGAGAACGCCCTGTGGCAGCAGTTCCAGGCCCAGAAGGCCCAGGATCAGCTGAGCCTTGAAATCGAGAAAGAGTTCAACAAGCAGTAGACCGCTTGCAGGGGGCTGGACTTCCAGCCCCTTTTTCGTTGCCGGAAAGCCTCATACATTGCACGTGTTGGCGTGTCTGACTTGGCAACAGCAGTAGCTCCAGCCATTGTCAGCGGGGCCTGGAGATGTCGTAATGACACGGATCTTAACTAACGGGATGCACTACTAAGCGGAGGTCACGTATGTTGTTTGTGCAGTTCAAGAATCCAAGGACAGGGGAACTGAAGCAGGTCAAGATCGGCTGGAGCTGGACCCTTTTCTTTTTCAGTGGCTTTCTCGGCATTCCCTTGTTCATGCGCAAGCTGACCACCTGGGGTGCGCTCATGGCGGGCTTGTGGTTCCTCAATATGGTCACGAGCATCTACGAGCCTGATGCAGTGGCGATATTCACGCTTCTATTCATTGGCTTTGCTGGCTTCTTTGGCGCGAAGGGCAACGAAATGACGGCCAAGAACTATCTGGATAACGGCTGGGAGATAGTCGATCCCAGCAGCGACTTCGTGAAGATGGCCAAACTGAAGTGGAAGATGGCCAGCTGATCAGCCGTCGCACTGAAGAACTGCGGTCCACAGCCTGTTGATGACTCGGAACAAGGCACGGTTGTGAATACATAGTTGCTTCAGCCTCGGGGAGCGCGGCCTGACCATCACGCAAAAGCTTTTCACATGTTATTCCTGCGCGGCCGCGCTCTCTCCCATTCAAGGAATGGGCTTATATGCAAACAATGACCAACGTGTGAAACAGCAAACTAGATAATTAGTCCAACACACACGTAATACAAATTTATTTATTCTTGCAGCCTCTAGGTACACACCAAATAGACATACTTATCCATACAATACATTAAGCAGACTATCACAATGCAGAAATGCAAGAATAGGCCTGGAATCTGGTTCCAGGACCACATCTTCCAAAGGGGTCCATGCATGCGATTTCTGATCACTCTGGTTCTCTTGTGCGCCATGGCCTGCGTCTCTGGACTTGCCCAGGCCTTCGAGGAGGACGCCCCGGCATTTCCCAGCCTGAAGCCCATCCTGTCCCTGAGTCATTCCAAGCGGATAACCGACATCGACTTCAGCGACAGGCACATCGTCTCTGGATCCAAGGATGGCGAGGTCAAGCTGTTCGCCCGCGACGGCAGGCTCCTCTCAAGCTCCAAGATGCATTCCGATCCCGTTCTGGGCGTGGCCTTCCTGGGAGAGGATACCGTCGTCTCCGTCGACCGTTCCCGAGCCATACTCTGGAACCCGGCCCAGGAGGATCGCAGGGCGATCAGGTTCCGGGACAAGAACAAAGAGGACATCCGCATCGATGTCCTGGGCTTCTCGGACAGATTCAGTCTCCTGGCCGTGGCCAAGGCTGGCCTGCTGCAGGTCATGGATCTGAAAAACGGCTACCTCCTGCACGAATTCACGGACATAGCCATTCCGGTTTCCATCGACATTTCAGCCTCGGGCAGGTTCCTTTGCCTGGTGAGCAACGGCTACCCGCACGACTTCATCTATATCTTCGATCTGGAACGAGGCGCCTTGGCCAACAAGCTGCAGCATGATCGCACCGTGCGTCGCGCCTCCTTTTTCGACGACGGCCGCATCATCGTCCTGCAGAACCGAAGCGGCAAGCCTGATACCGATTTGCGGCTGGTGGACCTGCAGACGCAAGCCGATCTCCTTTCCTACAAGCCCGACCACGAGCAGATCCATTCCGCCATTCCGTTCTTCGGAGACCTGCTGGTCCATGCCGACGACGTATGCGAGCTGGTTTCGCTCGCGGAGCGGAAGACAACGCCCCTCTTCAAGCCCAACCTGCCCTCCACGTCAAATGCGAACAGCCTCAAACTGGACCAGGAGTCCGGCCTGCTCGCGCTGTTGACGGACAATGGCACAGCCTTCATCTACCGCCTTGAACATGGGCAGGCGAGCGCAACGCCCGCGCCAGCCACAAGCCCTGCGCAACCCAAGGCTAGCCTGCCCGAGCCCCAGACCGGCAGGCCTGCCGCCGAAGCGCCGCAAGCGTCTCCGGCCCTGATCCTGGGTGCCGATCAGCAGCAGGGTCCTGCCCCGCTTACGGTGAAGCTCGATATCCAGCTGAGCCGCTTCAGGGAGCCAGTGCGCAAGATGGCCATCGCCTTCGGTGACGGCACGTCGGAATCGCTGCCACCGGACACACGCAGCTGCAGCCATGTCTACGCAAAGCCCGGCACCTACAAGCTGCAAGTGGCGGTGCAGACCGAGGGCGGCG from Desulfocurvibacter africanus subsp. africanus DSM 2603 includes the following:
- a CDS encoding phage tail protein I — protein: MSRSLREVDLLDLVPVSIRHDPAVQAATRALQQEYLAVQDELARVLIRPRLDELDEPLLSLLAWEEHLDGHEGWLLAAGEEEQRALIAQAAEIHRTKGTLFAVRRVFELLGMRAFIERWFEYGGEPGTFRVEVLEIGNQGLDQGMYELLEKLVDEYKAARSHMTGLKIFLTGKAQLCLAGAMLGGEAITVYPWSTREVQSTGVLRLGTGYQCVETVTIYPLS
- a CDS encoding baseplate assembly protein; the protein is MSLASLPEVSFCETDAAKVREWLLATHQAITGRTLYPGNPERLWLEFVAEVITRQRVIIDHTGKMNLLRYASGAFLDHKGAERQTARLAAAPAMTTLRFSLTTPLDYPVAIPAGTRATPDGQLMFATSGYSEIKAKDEWVDVEAVCLEAGSQGNGLLPSQVNRLVDPLAHVAKVANTTTTTGGADVETDEAYRERIRQAPEGYSLAGPRGAYRYWAMSAHQDIIDVAVYSPEPCVVNVRPLLKGGLVPDPIADKPILDAVAAMLDPEERRPDTDQVVVQPPEAVPYDLQLTYWLDSANAPFVKQIQQAVQQAVSDYRSWQRGRLGRDINPSKLSALCMAAGAKRVDIASPAFRTLERWQVAQEGTPGVNYGGLEDE
- a CDS encoding PAS domain S-box protein — translated: MPGIEKSRQELLAEAALLKERLRELGRERDLLASLVESASDEIWFCAPDESFARPLNKAARDFLSLARAGLPPLQRAEADSPLPIFKTQAALLSPAESPLRRALAGETVHGDEAVLLPESGEVRHREYRASPIRDEQGAVSGVVAIARDVTKTRKAEAALRESDESFQVALAHTPVMVFAADMDQRFSWVFNPPFGLTAEEIIGKTLQELIKPEDASEVQALVSELIESGRAIRQEVVIRFRGRETCWDVTIEPRRDARGIISGLIGVAYDLTERRWAEKAREQSDEKFRRIFHLSPAILAISTLQDGVYLDVNEAFSKLLGYSREEATGKSAFEFQLWAEPAQRNLLAAQLKERGSLRSRLVRYRCKSGEIKTLVISAELMEVEGQQCVLAAASDFTMQQRRHDAIRKREVEWRAIVENTSDIIARIGRDSRFTYVNQAVTKATGLLPREIVGKAFHERGFSVENLAKARRALKTVFDSGKPGLLELAASGQGRPVTLQVCLVPEFSRTGEVETVLAISRDISELKQTEQELRSSREHYRLLYESVPLGYQSLDARGCYLEVNHAWLEAMGYSREDVIGQRFGRFVAESAAYLAESFAAFKQCGEISGAEFEMVRKDGSRFIAAFYGKISTDEQGRFRQTHCIMHDVTARKRAEEEIRRAQTEAEAASRAKSMFLAHMSHELRTPLNGVLGMIELAHMACADKKQCKYLELAKQSGHTLLDIINDILDLAKIEAGKAELKNEPFSLREVMESTIEPLAMLGRRKGLDVSWRMDPRIPDRLAGDQGRLRQVLANLVGNALKFTERGSVSVDLGLSTGGFETRPYCPAGLGLIFSIADTGIGIPQDKLPHLFESFTQALTSAHVKFGGTGLGLCISKRLVEMMQGTIWAESVAGQGSTFSFTAVFCVPQQPTLPDAAPACGPGVQGRRLRVLVAEDNQINQVLIRELLGMQGHTASIVGTGLEALQALRQAEYDLVLMDIRMPDMNGLQAVQRIRAGEAGKTDIPVIALTAYALDGDRKRFLAAGMDGYLAKPIRIEEFNTVLRDVAGRASG
- a CDS encoding LPP20 family lipoprotein, with amino-acid sequence MEDNMFFCFQATLRRAHKYYKNEFPWHILAACIQVVLLAVTLTCPARAVSLPAWYLNPPQSDEQALYGAGEGSNFQEARHAALNAIAEEISVTITSKMERRENLSQNNSTSSYDKQVNQRLTAEIQKIRFNNAEVIMNEATGGKVYVLVSVDRAALAESQKAELERKLAATDELYKSSKNDPIYRKFQKLKTIDTGKAGILSLLAIMQGLDGSYDLNPIHAKLKTYARDYLAIKDQLVVYIQPDKTMPQIKDVLEAAFSAAAIKVSSNPPGKNPNALVVHYATELQNREVYSSKMTKLAVTVKTQASSGDIVATSKIESSGSSLADFDKSAAAALNGFAKRVDEVGVINIIGLN
- a CDS encoding LPP20 family lipoprotein; this translates as MNLCKAFIALFTLALIAGCAATEEKAADAPIAGDAGVLAGAPQWVFNPEREGLITEIGSAPKSLGGFQAQRTEALGNARDALARLLSVKVQNSLKNFSQQTGVGDDQTMDKVVVSTSNQLAKVELNGAGQKELWIGKDGTMYVLVALESDKVAAAMKKLAVSSFKNENALWQQFQAQKAQDQLSLEIEKEFNKQ
- a CDS encoding PKD domain-containing protein, which encodes MRFLITLVLLCAMACVSGLAQAFEEDAPAFPSLKPILSLSHSKRITDIDFSDRHIVSGSKDGEVKLFARDGRLLSSSKMHSDPVLGVAFLGEDTVVSVDRSRAILWNPAQEDRRAIRFRDKNKEDIRIDVLGFSDRFSLLAVAKAGLLQVMDLKNGYLLHEFTDIAIPVSIDISASGRFLCLVSNGYPHDFIYIFDLERGALANKLQHDRTVRRASFFDDGRIIVLQNRSGKPDTDLRLVDLQTQADLLSYKPDHEQIHSAIPFFGDLLVHADDVCELVSLAERKTTPLFKPNLPSTSNANSLKLDQESGLLALLTDNGTAFIYRLEHGQASATPAPATSPAQPKASLPEPQTGRPAAEAPQASPALILGADQQQGPAPLTVKLDIQLSRFREPVRKMAIAFGDGTSESLPPDTRSCSHVYAKPGTYKLQVAVQTEGGAVVSNAVTISVKPLTFDTFSKDMDKEFQEFKQ